One stretch of candidate division KSB1 bacterium DNA includes these proteins:
- a CDS encoding amidohydrolase, with protein MSCHAHMRRASTAFVVPILGVLLAAGCQGPKQKRAAITVVVKNARVWTGCTAVPWAEALAVAGDRIAAVGTTERVLALACPSSEIIDAQGNLVVPGFIDCHVHFLEGGFHLSSVQLRDAATPAEFIHRIKAYAEEVGPGVWITGGDWDHALWGGRLPTHEWIDSVSSRNPVWVSRLDGHMALANRLAMQIAGIHAATPDVEGGTIVRDAEGNPTGIFKDNAMGLIDRMVPSPDLRQKERALVAAMEYVASQGVTTVHQMGTWEDLEVFEHAHATGSLLTRIYAAVPLASASQLAARVRQGGRGDEWLRIGMLKGFVDGSLGSHTAAFFEPYSDAPTDSGLLVNTPEDLYRWISQADSAGLQVAVHAIGDRANALLLDIYARVVAERGPRDRRFRIEHAQHLRPCDIPRFSQLGVIASMQPYHAIDDGRWAEGVIGPQRCKTTYAFRSLHDQGARVVFGSDWYVAPPSPLLGIYAAVTRRTIDGKNPDGWIPEQKITVEEALRAYTVQAAYASFEEGLKGSIEPGKLADFVILDRDITRIPPEEIFQARVLMTVVGGKVVFRAQ; from the coding sequence ATGAGCTGTCACGCACATATGCGAAGGGCCTCCACAGCTTTCGTCGTTCCTATTCTGGGAGTGCTGCTTGCCGCGGGTTGCCAAGGGCCAAAACAAAAACGTGCTGCGATTACCGTGGTCGTCAAAAACGCCCGGGTGTGGACCGGGTGCACGGCCGTACCGTGGGCGGAGGCCCTGGCGGTAGCCGGGGATCGCATCGCGGCGGTGGGAACCACAGAGCGCGTCTTAGCTCTGGCATGTCCCTCCAGTGAGATCATTGACGCACAGGGGAACTTGGTCGTTCCGGGTTTTATAGACTGCCATGTACACTTTCTTGAAGGCGGGTTCCACCTTTCTTCAGTACAGCTCCGAGACGCAGCTACTCCCGCCGAGTTTATCCACCGCATCAAGGCATACGCAGAGGAGGTAGGACCGGGGGTTTGGATCACGGGCGGTGACTGGGACCATGCGCTGTGGGGAGGGCGGCTCCCCACGCACGAATGGATCGACTCGGTCTCCTCGCGCAATCCGGTGTGGGTAAGTCGCTTGGATGGCCACATGGCCCTGGCCAACCGACTGGCAATGCAGATAGCCGGCATACATGCCGCTACTCCAGATGTCGAGGGTGGCACCATCGTACGGGACGCCGAGGGGAACCCCACAGGCATCTTCAAGGACAATGCCATGGGCCTCATCGACCGGATGGTGCCGAGTCCGGACCTGAGGCAAAAGGAGCGCGCCCTCGTGGCGGCAATGGAATACGTGGCAAGTCAAGGTGTGACAACGGTGCACCAGATGGGGACCTGGGAGGACCTGGAGGTCTTCGAGCACGCCCATGCAACCGGAAGCCTGCTCACCCGCATCTACGCGGCCGTCCCTTTGGCAAGCGCGAGTCAGCTGGCTGCACGCGTGCGCCAGGGCGGTCGTGGCGACGAGTGGCTGCGCATCGGCATGCTCAAAGGCTTTGTGGATGGTTCGCTGGGCTCGCACACCGCCGCCTTCTTCGAACCCTATAGCGACGCCCCAACGGACTCCGGGCTGTTGGTGAACACGCCGGAGGACCTCTACCGCTGGATCAGCCAGGCTGACTCTGCCGGCCTGCAGGTGGCGGTCCACGCCATTGGTGACCGGGCAAATGCTCTGTTGCTGGATATCTATGCGCGAGTGGTGGCGGAGCGTGGGCCACGTGATCGCCGCTTCCGCATCGAGCACGCCCAACATCTGCGACCGTGTGACATCCCCCGCTTCTCACAACTGGGCGTCATTGCCAGCATGCAACCCTACCACGCCATTGATGATGGCAGATGGGCCGAGGGAGTCATCGGGCCACAGCGCTGCAAGACCACATACGCCTTCCGCTCCCTGCATGATCAGGGCGCACGGGTAGTTTTCGGCAGCGACTGGTACGTGGCACCCCCCTCGCCACTGCTGGGCATTTACGCAGCGGTCACCCGGCGCACCATCGACGGGAAGAACCCGGACGGATGGATCCCGGAACAGAAGATCACCGTCGAGGAGGCGCTCCGTGCCTACACGGTGCAAGCGGCCTACGCTTCGTTCGAGGAAGGACTCAAGGGGAGTATCGAGC
- a CDS encoding carbohydrate kinase, which yields MGKKQTQRRGAPARKLIVGIGEVLWDLYGDEKFPGGAPANFAYHVHHLGHDAYIISRVGRDSSGDELLDRLSMAGLETRWIQRDVNHPTGTVKVSLDRQGVPRFHCSDDVAFDYLEPAPQWQTLYGLVDAVLFGTLAQRNEQSRNAIREFLSQCTKALRVYDVNIRGWDEMTRRLVLDSMPLADVLKLNDEERHLLSEAFGFDDSQPALFLRFLAEEFDLQVVALTLGHEGCVLANRTEVVYEPGLVVEVEDTTGAGDAFAAGLVVKLLEGAHLREIARFANALGALVATRRGATPGWNLTELRRFSTSIPSRAWSPLYLQFA from the coding sequence GTGGGTAAGAAGCAAACTCAGCGACGGGGTGCACCGGCGAGGAAGCTCATTGTCGGCATAGGCGAGGTGTTATGGGATCTCTACGGGGACGAGAAGTTTCCGGGGGGAGCACCTGCTAATTTTGCTTACCATGTGCACCACCTGGGACACGACGCCTACATTATCAGCCGCGTGGGGCGCGATAGCTCTGGGGACGAATTGCTGGACCGGCTCTCCATGGCTGGTCTGGAGACGAGGTGGATCCAGCGGGATGTGAATCACCCTACCGGTACGGTAAAGGTGAGCCTGGACCGTCAGGGGGTCCCGAGGTTTCACTGTTCAGATGATGTGGCGTTTGACTATCTCGAACCGGCTCCTCAATGGCAAACGCTGTACGGTCTTGTTGACGCCGTCCTCTTTGGCACCCTGGCGCAGCGCAACGAGCAGAGCAGGAATGCGATTCGGGAGTTCCTCAGTCAGTGCACAAAGGCGTTGCGCGTGTATGATGTGAACATCCGGGGTTGGGATGAGATGACCCGCCGCTTGGTGCTCGACTCCATGCCTTTGGCCGACGTGCTCAAGCTCAATGATGAAGAACGTCATCTACTGAGCGAGGCTTTTGGCTTTGACGACAGCCAACCAGCGCTTTTTCTCCGCTTCCTGGCAGAAGAGTTCGACCTCCAGGTGGTGGCCCTCACCCTGGGGCATGAAGGATGCGTGCTGGCGAATAGGACCGAGGTGGTCTATGAGCCAGGGTTGGTGGTCGAGGTTGAGGACACCACCGGGGCAGGAGACGCGTTTGCCGCAGGCCTGGTGGTGAAGCTTCTGGAAGGTGCACACCTGCGGGAGATCGCGCGGTTCGCCAATGCCCTGGGCGCCCTGGTCGCCACGCGAAGAGGTGCCACTCCGGGATGGAACCTGACCGAATTGCGCCGGTTCAGTACCTCCATACCCAGTCGGGCATGGTCCCCACTCTATTTGCAATTCGCTTAG